Proteins encoded by one window of Marispirochaeta aestuarii:
- a CDS encoding anaerobic nitric oxide reductase flavorubredoxin, whose translation MERNIRNNITWVGKIDWELTRFHGDEYSTHRGSSYNSYLIQEEKTALIDTVWAPFAREYVDNLAKVIDLNKIDYVIANHAEVDHSGALPELMARIPDVPIYCTANGVKSLKGHYHQDWNFVTVKTGDTLDLGNGKQLIFIEAPMLHWPDSMFCYLTEDAVLFSNDAFGQHYASEYLFNDLVDQTELYEEAIKYYANILTPFSGFVTKKINEVLALNVPVEMIATSHGVIWREDPTQIVKKYLEWADSYQENRIALIYDTMWNGTRRLAEAIAEGIHAADDTVDVRLFNMAERDKNDVITEIFKSRAVLLGSPTINKGILTAMASLIEEVKGLRFKNKKAAAFGCYGWSGESVGILNEQLKEAGFELIGEGVKALWNPDEESLNAAKEYGRKFVAELVR comes from the coding sequence GGAGCTGACCAGATTTCATGGCGATGAGTATTCGACCCATCGCGGGAGTTCCTACAACTCCTATCTTATCCAGGAAGAGAAGACCGCGCTCATCGATACAGTCTGGGCTCCCTTTGCCCGGGAGTACGTGGACAACCTGGCAAAGGTAATCGATCTGAACAAGATCGACTATGTAATCGCGAATCATGCCGAGGTGGACCACAGCGGAGCTCTGCCGGAGCTGATGGCAAGGATTCCGGATGTGCCGATCTACTGTACCGCCAACGGGGTAAAGTCCCTGAAAGGGCATTACCACCAGGACTGGAACTTCGTGACCGTAAAAACCGGAGACACCCTGGATCTGGGAAACGGCAAACAGCTCATTTTTATAGAGGCCCCCATGCTCCACTGGCCGGACAGCATGTTCTGCTATCTGACAGAAGATGCCGTACTCTTCAGCAATGACGCCTTCGGACAGCACTATGCATCGGAGTACCTGTTCAACGACCTGGTGGACCAGACGGAGCTTTATGAAGAGGCGATAAAGTATTATGCCAATATCCTGACCCCCTTCTCCGGTTTTGTTACCAAAAAGATCAACGAGGTTCTTGCTCTGAATGTTCCGGTGGAGATGATTGCCACAAGCCACGGGGTAATCTGGCGGGAGGATCCCACCCAGATTGTAAAAAAATACCTGGAGTGGGCGGATTCCTATCAGGAAAACCGGATAGCACTTATCTACGACACCATGTGGAACGGGACCCGGCGTCTGGCCGAGGCGATTGCCGAGGGGATCCATGCCGCCGATGATACCGTGGACGTTCGTCTTTTCAATATGGCGGAGCGGGACAAGAACGATGTCATCACAGAAATATTCAAATCCAGGGCGGTGCTTCTGGGTTCCCCCACCATCAACAAGGGTATCCTTACGGCCATGGCATCCCTGATAGAAGAGGTAAAGGGCCTGAGGTTCAAAAACAAGAAGGCCGCCGCCTTCGGCTGTTACGGATGGAGCGGAGAGTCCGTGGGGATTCTGAACGAACAGCTGAAGGAAGCCGGTTTTGAGTTAATCGGTGAGGGCGTAAAGGCTCTCTGGAATCCCGATGAGGAGAGTCTGAATGCTGCAAAGGAATACGGACGAAAGTTTGTGGCGGAGCTGGTAAGATAA
- a CDS encoding LysM peptidoglycan-binding domain-containing protein, with the protein MKHGIIFILVLVLSVSAVSAQSLRDNPDYRESLRYKQLSEEALEDGEYLKAREYAELSAEYAQKSDEYVARMLAQYRANQLLQRAVGLRGQVERSGRSRENPADFAKAVGFIEAAGELYNNGSYSQSSESSREAIALLETFGGARTVQPQEPKEEPSKSGLPAAYLVRKLPGAEDCFWRIAGYPFVYGDTSAWKPLYEANKNKLPQPDNWDLMYPGMVMDIPSRPGEERSGIWVNGEIKSQVPRD; encoded by the coding sequence ATGAAACACGGAATAATCTTCATTCTGGTACTTGTCCTCTCTGTTTCTGCCGTGTCCGCCCAGAGTCTGCGGGATAACCCCGACTACCGCGAGTCCCTGCGCTACAAACAGCTTTCCGAGGAAGCCCTGGAAGACGGAGAATACCTGAAGGCCAGGGAATACGCCGAGCTTTCAGCGGAGTATGCGCAAAAATCGGATGAATACGTGGCCCGCATGCTTGCCCAGTACCGTGCGAATCAGCTCCTGCAGAGGGCAGTCGGTCTTCGGGGGCAGGTGGAGCGCTCGGGAAGATCCAGGGAGAACCCGGCTGATTTTGCCAAAGCCGTGGGATTCATCGAAGCCGCCGGTGAACTCTACAACAACGGTTCCTACAGCCAGAGTTCGGAGAGCAGCCGTGAGGCCATAGCACTGCTTGAAACCTTCGGCGGGGCCAGAACTGTTCAGCCCCAGGAACCGAAAGAGGAACCCTCGAAATCGGGACTCCCTGCTGCATACCTGGTACGGAAACTCCCCGGTGCAGAAGACTGCTTCTGGCGCATTGCGGGATACCCCTTCGTATACGGGGACACCTCCGCCTGGAAACCTCTCTACGAGGCCAACAAGAACAAGCTGCCCCAGCCTGACAACTGGGACCTGATGTACCCGGGAATGGTGATGGACATACCCTCCCGTCCCGGTGAGGAACGTTCGGGAATCTGGGTAAACGGCGAAATTAAAAGCCAGGTACCCCGGGATTAA
- a CDS encoding outer membrane protein assembly factor BamD: protein MKKLIAALLMVSLLAACASAPEPEPTQVETVDLSAFRQRVEDAKAQADSLKAAKGAPETYAQAQELYSEARSAEQSREWDTAKEKYEEAEQTYRAAFEEAKANREAAIEALEKAQSALSTVEQNAAEARREAGLEEEE from the coding sequence ATGAAAAAGCTCATAGCAGCATTACTGATGGTGTCCCTGCTGGCAGCCTGTGCTTCGGCGCCGGAACCGGAGCCGACCCAGGTGGAGACTGTCGACCTCAGCGCTTTCAGGCAGAGGGTGGAAGACGCCAAGGCACAGGCGGATTCCCTGAAAGCAGCAAAGGGTGCCCCCGAAACCTATGCCCAGGCACAGGAGCTGTACTCGGAAGCCCGGAGCGCTGAGCAGAGCAGAGAATGGGATACGGCTAAAGAAAAATACGAAGAAGCGGAACAGACCTATCGTGCCGCCTTCGAAGAGGCGAAAGCCAACAGAGAAGCGGCTATCGAAGCCCTGGAGAAGGCCCAGAGCGCCCTCAGCACTGTTGAACAGAACGCAGCAGAAGCCCGCAGGGAAGCAGGCCTGGAGGAGGAGGAATAA
- the rbr gene encoding rubrerythrin, which produces MGKTQENLMAAFAGESQARNKYTFYAQVARKEGYHYIARIFEETADNEMRHAKDQFKLAGHLGDTASNLKDARDGEDYETSDMYPTFAKEAEAEGNKEAATLFSQIAKVEAHHRDRYDRLLEMVKNNTVYKRETPIAWKCGVCGYIYEGTEPPAKCPCCKHPREYYEPANLDI; this is translated from the coding sequence ATGGGAAAGACTCAAGAGAACCTGATGGCGGCTTTTGCCGGAGAATCACAGGCAAGAAACAAGTATACCTTCTATGCCCAGGTGGCACGAAAGGAGGGATATCACTATATCGCCAGGATTTTTGAAGAGACCGCCGACAACGAAATGCGCCACGCAAAGGACCAGTTCAAGCTTGCGGGGCACCTGGGAGACACAGCATCCAACCTGAAGGACGCCCGGGACGGAGAAGACTACGAAACCAGCGACATGTACCCGACCTTCGCAAAAGAGGCGGAAGCAGAAGGCAATAAAGAAGCTGCAACCCTCTTCAGCCAGATCGCAAAGGTTGAAGCCCATCACCGGGACCGCTACGACCGGCTGCTGGAAATGGTAAAAAACAACACTGTATACAAGCGGGAGACCCCGATTGCCTGGAAATGCGGCGTATGCGGCTATATCTACGAAGGCACCGAGCCGCCTGCAAAATGTCCCTGCTGCAAACACCCCAGGGAGTACTACGAGCCGGCCAATCTCGATATCTAA
- a CDS encoding pyridoxal phosphate-dependent aminotransferase, with protein sequence MKIAERISNLGTETAFAVSGEARAFAAAGNTVYPFHLGDMNIRTPDNIINAAHQAMLAGKTGYAPNAGIPELREALAEDVNRARGSSYTAANVAIQPGGKPVIGKFIQAVMNPGDEVLYPNPGYPIYESQIEYYGGRAVPYGYVPGDENFRLDFDALEKSVTTKTRLLIFNDLQNPTGAESSREELEAVARFAVKHDLKVLCDEAYFDIRYGGESVSLSSFPGMEERCVILYTFSKKFAMTGWRLGAAIGPVDIIDVIARINLNDESCSNHFIQVAAVEALKGDQSGPRKILEVLKERRDLGVDILNSIPGISCYRPNASFYLYPDVTELMEKKGFDNYETFRKDVLHKTGVSFCTRLHFGRALPGEERKYIRLAYSGIDADLIRKGLGLLKEYSQK encoded by the coding sequence ATGAAGATAGCCGAACGGATCAGCAATCTTGGAACGGAAACCGCCTTCGCCGTATCCGGAGAGGCCAGGGCTTTCGCCGCTGCGGGAAACACGGTGTATCCCTTTCACCTGGGGGACATGAATATCCGTACCCCGGATAATATTATCAACGCAGCTCATCAGGCCATGCTGGCGGGGAAGACCGGATACGCTCCCAATGCAGGGATCCCTGAACTCAGGGAAGCCCTCGCTGAAGATGTGAACAGGGCACGGGGAAGCTCCTATACTGCGGCCAATGTGGCCATTCAGCCCGGGGGAAAACCCGTCATAGGCAAATTTATCCAGGCCGTGATGAATCCCGGTGACGAGGTCCTCTATCCGAACCCGGGATATCCCATTTACGAATCCCAGATTGAGTACTACGGCGGCAGGGCTGTTCCCTACGGATACGTTCCCGGAGATGAGAACTTCCGCCTTGATTTCGACGCCCTTGAAAAGTCAGTGACCACGAAAACACGGCTGCTTATTTTTAATGACCTTCAGAATCCCACCGGAGCGGAATCCTCCCGGGAAGAGCTGGAGGCTGTTGCCCGTTTTGCGGTAAAGCATGACCTTAAGGTTCTCTGCGACGAAGCCTACTTCGATATCCGCTACGGCGGGGAGTCCGTATCCCTGAGTTCCTTTCCGGGCATGGAGGAACGCTGCGTAATCCTCTATACCTTCTCCAAGAAATTCGCCATGACCGGCTGGCGCCTGGGTGCTGCCATCGGACCGGTGGATATTATCGACGTTATTGCCCGGATCAATCTGAACGACGAATCCTGCTCAAACCACTTTATCCAGGTTGCCGCCGTGGAAGCCCTCAAGGGGGACCAGAGCGGACCCCGGAAAATTCTTGAAGTTCTCAAGGAACGGCGGGACCTGGGGGTGGACATTTTGAACTCCATCCCGGGGATTTCCTGCTACCGGCCGAATGCTAGCTTCTATCTGTACCCCGATGTAACGGAGCTTATGGAAAAGAAGGGCTTTGATAATTATGAGACCTTTCGAAAGGATGTGCTCCACAAAACCGGTGTAAGCTTCTGTACGCGCCTCCATTTCGGCAGGGCCCTTCCGGGGGAAGAACGGAAATATATCCGCCTTGCCTATTCCGGTATAGATGCTGATCTTATACGCAAAGGACTTGGTCTCCTGAAAGAGTATTCTCAGAAGTAA
- a CDS encoding efflux RND transporter periplasmic adaptor subunit, which yields MKRYRTPSAARHVAAFALVLAFWLVFPLEAQQGGGAGRGGAGGPGAGESALIGTASVESRGRVIQVGGRLKPKTSIVHTSTFTGVVRDIPVEPGDSVSTGELLFTVDRNEAGQTFQLHTVRSRIDGIVSKVDLLAEEEVSANGAGVTVIGRREYILEAKISDKDAFKVALGQQVSGRRVDGGDLTGRLSLRSPEPDYDTGLFELTFEFPAGPQTFAGAFVLIDLPTELIRGIFVPSESIDRRYGRNFLWLVDPDTRTLIRREVELGTSLGDETLINAGLAEGDRYLRVLSGREQEGAPLPAGGR from the coding sequence ATGAAACGGTACCGTACACCGTCAGCGGCCCGGCATGTCGCCGCTTTCGCCCTGGTTCTGGCTTTCTGGCTGGTCTTTCCCCTCGAGGCACAGCAGGGGGGCGGAGCAGGGCGGGGAGGAGCCGGAGGTCCCGGAGCAGGGGAATCGGCCCTGATCGGCACCGCCTCGGTTGAATCCCGGGGAAGGGTAATCCAGGTCGGCGGCAGGCTGAAACCCAAAACCAGCATTGTGCATACCTCCACCTTTACCGGCGTTGTGCGGGATATCCCCGTGGAACCCGGGGATTCCGTAAGCACCGGGGAGCTCCTCTTTACCGTGGACCGCAACGAGGCGGGTCAGACCTTTCAGCTGCATACCGTGCGCTCCCGTATCGACGGTATTGTTTCAAAAGTCGATCTGCTGGCGGAGGAAGAGGTCAGCGCCAACGGTGCGGGGGTGACGGTAATCGGCCGTCGGGAGTATATTCTGGAGGCCAAAATCAGCGACAAGGACGCCTTCAAAGTCGCCCTGGGGCAGCAGGTTTCAGGCCGCAGGGTGGACGGAGGAGATCTGACGGGTCGTCTGAGCCTTCGTTCCCCCGAACCCGACTACGATACCGGTCTCTTCGAGCTGACCTTCGAGTTTCCCGCGGGGCCGCAGACCTTTGCCGGAGCATTTGTACTTATAGATCTTCCCACCGAGCTTATCCGGGGAATATTTGTTCCCTCGGAGTCCATAGACCGGCGTTACGGTCGGAATTTCCTCTGGCTTGTGGATCCCGACACCCGTACCCTTATACGGCGTGAAGTCGAACTGGGAACCTCTCTGGGGGATGAAACCCTGATAAACGCCGGACTGGCCGAGGGCGACCGCTACCTGCGGGTCTTGAGCGGCCGGGAACAGGAAGGCGCTCCTCTTCCGGCAGGAGGACGTTAA